One Vespa crabro chromosome 13, iyVesCrab1.2, whole genome shotgun sequence genomic window, CCAACACTATCAAACGATTACAACCCTCTCTATAACTATCCTCCCCCTTATATTCTTCCACATCTACACGAACTATCACGATAGGCACTCACGCCTTAGATATCGGCCTACCTATCGTGGCCTAATTTCTTAATGAACATTTCTTCTACCTTATTGGAACAAGAGGGTGTGAACTTTTATGTTTTGATCATGTCGAATGATTATCGAATTAATGGTAACAAAGGTACGATTAATTGGTATTCATATAGGgcttgatttttcttctttctgttggttttttttttttttttgttttattgttcttgtttttctttttaataaaagtagaaaCGAAAGGATTTAATTGAATTCATTGTTTCAATGAGTATAATGTTTATCGTTGAGCATgatgtttattaatttattcctttgattaaaattttttctttcatacttCTAAGAAGTACTTTCAATTATCGAATCATCGATTTGCTTATCGTTTTGCATTGTAAGTAACGTGACACACTGTACATGAATCatccttttctcccttttagaAAATGTATCCTATTAAATTACAAATGATAGGACATATAGAAAATGTACGTTTCTTATTACCgagttcatttattttgacACTGACatatctcattttcttttctttctttttttttttttcttttttttttccttttttctttttgcaggACGTAGCATTTATCAACCCAGCCAACGTAGTGTTCGTCTATATGCTTGTAAGAGAACTAGTCGATGGAGACGAAGCTTCCGAGAGGGAACTTCGTGCAACCGTGTTAACGTGCCTCTATTTGAGCTACAGTTACATGGGCAATGAGATTAGTTATCCTTTGAAGCCGTTCCTCGTCGAGGATAGCAAGGATAAGTTTTGGGATAGGTGTCTGTTGATCGTCAATCGATTGAGCTCCGAAATGTTACGAATCAACAGCGAGCCTGGCTTCTTCACCGAAATATTCGCCGAACTGAAGGTAGTGaagaaaagattatataaaaatttttcatttaataaatttgattaaattctaataatttttatcgaaattgtaTTACCTTTACGTATTGTCAAATAATATGatggaagaattaaaaaaaaaaaaaaagaaaaaaaaattaaacaaaaaataaaaaaaaagatatacgtGTAAggattcaataaaaattcaaaatatttaattaggcTTGCGGAGCCGACGAGCGTGGCAGCCTATCTGGAAGTGGCCTCGAACGGAGTCTCGTCGTCTCCGGAGTCGCGGTACCCACCAAGGCGGCTTGACGGAGCTATACACACTTGTGGGTGCGCATCTACCCGCACGGCTGCGACGTTACGACGCTCTGACGACGGTCGGCACGACGACGAGGAGCTGCGATCGCAGCTTGACCCCTCCGCATCGACCTCGGCCTCAGCCTCGACGTCGACGTTGCAACGCCAGCAAGAAATTCAGCAACaccaacagcaacagcagcagcaccaacaacaacaacaacaacaacaacaacagcagcagcagcagcagcagccgcAAAAACAACATCCGATTCATCAGGACATTATAATCCAAGGTGGTCGTTGTCCATCGTGCGGTCAACGACGAAAAGAGGAGATTGTTTATACGATCGAAGATTTAGATGCGATCGAAGCACCGCCATTGGAGTCAACGAGAACACCGCCGCCATCGGCAAGTCGAACCTGCAGCTGCGAAGTCTCCTCGTCGGTTGTCGATGTATCCATTGACGATGGGGATCGAGTCGAACTTCGTAAATATCGTAGCGTCGAGGCAAGATGGGCCAACACAAGTTTCCTCTCACCGGACGACGCGATCTGGGACTTAAAGAAACATGCGAGTGAGGGTACTGAGTTCCGTTGGGCTCTTCATACTTCTAGCACAGACGTTGACTTGGCTAGAAAGACCAAGTGCAGTTGTCACAATTTAACGCCCGAAGAGAAGAAACCACACGATGGGGTACAACGAGGTGATCTTCGAAAGCATCACAGTGCTGAGACGGACAAGTGGTCGGTTAAGCCTGATTATTTGGCACCGCCGATGCACGATCTTAGAAAACACAGTAGCGACGATACGAGGATGGCACGTGAAGCCAGATGGACTCTTCAGATACCTGAGGTATTACCTAATCCAAAACCTAGATGTACATGTCCGAAGGCAAAGACGTTGCCACCTTCTCCGTCGCCCGTCGAGCCACCAAAGCTCGAGGAAGAAAAGTCGGAAGACAGGGTAGAAAAGGAAAtaccaaaagaaaaggaacaaccTGAAAGAAGGATGGTTTATTCGAAATCCCTGACACCGGAAGAGGAACCAGTCGCGCCGTCACATGAGAGACCCGAACTGAAGAAACATGCCAGCGAAGGATCCAGATTAACTAAACAGGAGAAAGTAAAGGAACGGCCGAAGTTGGTACGTTCTGCCCATCAAACCAAAAGTATACTCAGTATAACTGGTATGTCGAAGAAATGGGAACAAAAGGAAACTGTTGCGAGCCCAACCGAGGATATTAGAAAGCCTCGTGCTAAGTGGGCAATGAAGACACATTTTTCGTTGCCAgccgaaaagaaagaatcgagATGGTCGAGAGGTGATTCAGCTGATTCAGGTAAAAGTAAGAGTTTAAGAGAAAGACCAAGGTATAGTATCCGTAGGAGTATGTCGCCTGATCCGGATCCAAGGCAAATGACAAGACTGGAGAATAGGATCGTACGACGTTTAATATCGCCAGAGATAACGGTGGCGAATGCCAAATGGGCACCGTACGAGGACGCTTCGCCATTGCCAAATGTTGGGGTTAAAAAGCGCGAGCAAAAGCACATCAGCGAGATCAAATGGACACCGTACGATGGTTCGCCTAGTGATGCCAGTGGTGGACCAATCCGAGGACCTACCATCGAGTCCGAGGAACCAAAAGATTGGTCTCCCTTTCACAACGTTACACCGACTCATTGTCCACCTATGGCAACTACGCAAACTCGTACAGAGGAAGAAGACTTTCGTTGGCGTTTTCTCAACCAGGTATCGCCCTTCCCAATTTATCAGGGTGCCTGGAAGGACGAATCACCTGAGAAAACACCGATTAAGAGAGCACCCAGTCCGATCGAGTCTTCGCCTGTTTGGTCACCCCAGGTACCAACCACACCGGTTAAAAGACAGAGATCGCAACAGCAACAATTGTCGGTACAAACATATTCCCCGGCTCAACAAAGGAAAAGCATCGTGAAGGAACGCCGTGGGGCATCCAAAAAGAAAGCCGCTCTTCGTGCCAGATCGGAAAGTGGTTATCAATTGGAAGAAAGATTAGCACTGCCGCAACACACGATAGTTCGTGCCTCGAGCGAAGAGCCAAAAGGTAGACAGAGACCACAGTTGCTAAGATCAAAAGCCCTTCTCGAAGTTCCAACTACGATGGACCCTAGCAAAAGGTCATTAAGCGAGGAGGTACCTCGTATGCGATCTCGTGAGTTAGCTCGTGGACCTTATAGAGCTCGAAGCGAAGAGGTGCCTAAGTACAAAGATCCTTGGTTCGCCAATGAGGACGGCGAGGCCACCGAACTTCGGCAATACGTCACGACGGTCTAACTCTCGATTCGTTATCGACGAGAagcatttctttcatttatctcATTACTCCCATATCTCAATTCCtcatcgtattttttttttgttttttttttttttttttttttttttttttaatcaaacaaatatttcattaatcttAATTTATCATATCCTTATCGTATTAAACGCAATCCATTTCCATTCGCCTTTCTTCACCGATAAAGATTCTACGATGAGAATCCTGTGATATTTGGAGGatggaaaaatattctctcttctttttccgatttatttctttatttttattttattttcttctttttatatattatat contains:
- the LOC124428790 gene encoding uncharacterized protein LOC124428790; translated protein: MMIYSRARQSFRASIEYKVLTLELSAGLCSIIKLIGYVEDDDDDDNDNDDVGEDSTKEEVSRLGGRLSEAVGPVVEEAIEPGDATPLTGPSRESSIPRAPPPPPPRVTTQSPPRPPPTTSDQSHDSQAQNPDNQRNTNPAGQQQQQNIQSNPHNPGNHNSGNSNDSNEETSNPGTTTHQITQTTQTQPQQQQQQQQEQQRAAMGTVLSFSPRDRRGSVYPPTTHQHPTDFTLNNFNYEQLNNAKNRENKSAVATVAPAPPTSHPPSNNNSLQNNNINLNNNDNARIISEKNALEKNLKKHSLFINALSWKRFSTANNNKKKLDNKNKNIAFRQPLDNIPIVDKNKNIQTPQTKAPASNNNHTTHNPTCEKLVQKPLPPGPRKTVIQASTSELLKCLGVFLHRKCTRLRDFQAGDAVMWLRTVDRSLLLQGWQDVAFINPANVVFVYMLVRELVDGDEASERELRATVLTCLYLSYSYMGNEISYPLKPFLVEDSKDKFWDRCLLIVNRLSSEMLAEPTSVAAYLEVASNGVSSSPESRYPPRRLDGAIHTCGCASTRTAATLRRSDDGRHDDEELRSQLDPSASTSASASTSTLQRQQEIQQHQQQQQQHQQQQQQQQQQQQQQQQPQKQHPIHQDIIIQGGRCPSCGQRRKEEIVYTIEDLDAIEAPPLESTRTPPPSASRTCSCEVSSSVVDVSIDDGDRVELRKYRSVEARWANTSFLSPDDAIWDLKKHASEGTEFRWALHTSSTDVDLARKTKCSCHNLTPEEKKPHDGVQRGDLRKHHSAETDKWSVKPDYLAPPMHDLRKHSSDDTRMAREARWTLQIPEVLPNPKPRCTCPKAKTLPPSPSPVEPPKLEEEKSEDRVEKEIPKEKEQPERRMVYSKSLTPEEEPVAPSHERPELKKHASEGSRLTKQEKVKERPKLVRSAHQTKSILSITGMSKKWEQKETVASPTEDIRKPRAKWAMKTHFSLPAEKKESRWSRGDSADSGKSKSLRERPRYSIRRSMSPDPDPRQMTRLENRIVRRLISPEITVANAKWAPYEDASPLPNVGVKKREQKHISEIKWTPYDGSPSDASGGPIRGPTIESEEPKDWSPFHNVTPTHCPPMATTQTRTEEEDFRWRFLNQVSPFPIYQGAWKDESPEKTPIKRAPSPIESSPVWSPQVPTTPVKRQRSQQQQLSVQTYSPAQQRKSIVKERRGASKKKAALRARSESGYQLEERLALPQHTIVRASSEEPKGRQRPQLLRSKALLEVPTTMDPSKRSLSEEVPRMRSRELARGPYRARSEEVPKYKDPWFANEDGEATELRQYVTTV